From the genome of Planctomycetia bacterium, one region includes:
- the arsD gene encoding arsenite efflux transporter metallochaperone ArsD: MKTIQIYDKPMCCSTGVCGTDIDPVLPRFAADLAWLVSQGYRVERYNLAQQPTAFVENPIIHKLLSTQGTNFLPAIVVEGRLVSQNGYPARDALMAWLEPVHPPVAIQVVDRPGGCCSGSKSC; the protein is encoded by the coding sequence ATGAAGACGATTCAGATCTATGACAAACCGATGTGCTGCTCGACCGGCGTGTGCGGAACGGACATCGATCCGGTGTTACCCCGATTCGCGGCCGATCTCGCCTGGCTCGTATCACAAGGGTACCGCGTCGAGCGCTACAACTTGGCTCAGCAGCCGACGGCGTTCGTCGAAAACCCGATCATCCACAAGTTGCTGTCGACTCAAGGCACGAACTTCCTGCCGGCGATCGTCGTCGAGGGTCGGCTCGTCAGTCAGAACGGATACCCCGCGCGCGACGCGTTGATGGCGTGGCTGGAGCCCGTTCACCCTCCCGTCGCAATTCAGGTCGTCGACAGGCCGGGCGGTTGCTGCAGCGGATCGAAGAGTTGCTAA
- a CDS encoding metalloregulator ArsR/SmtB family transcription factor — MKCCDDEAVALPNDESAERLAELAWAVAHPARVRILRLLISRKACICGEIVDRLPLAQSTVSQHLKILKESGLIQGEVDGPKVCYCIHPAKLKELKKLIASL, encoded by the coding sequence ATGAAATGCTGCGACGACGAGGCCGTAGCGCTTCCAAACGATGAGTCGGCAGAGCGGTTAGCCGAGTTGGCGTGGGCCGTGGCCCATCCGGCGCGGGTGCGAATCTTACGGCTCTTGATCAGCCGCAAGGCGTGCATCTGCGGTGAGATCGTCGATCGGCTGCCGCTCGCTCAGTCGACCGTCTCGCAGCATCTCAAAATTCTCAAGGAGTCCGGATTGATCCAAGGAGAAGTGGACGGGCCTAAGGTCTGCTACTGCATCCATCCGGCGAAGCTCAAGGAACTCAAGAAGTTGATCGCGAGCTTATAG
- a CDS encoding PLDc N-terminal domain-containing protein, producing MIPTAISIVGAVILLLDAFAIVSVLLGSTSVMRKLMWIAVILLLPFVGMLLYFLIGRSVFDAQV from the coding sequence ATGATCCCTACCGCCATCAGTATCGTCGGAGCCGTAATCCTCCTGTTGGACGCGTTCGCCATCGTGAGCGTGTTGCTCGGGAGCACTTCGGTGATGCGCAAGCTGATGTGGATCGCCGTGATCCTCTTGCTGCCGTTCGTCGGCATGCTCCTTTACTTCCTGATCGGCCGGAGCGTCTTCGACGCTCAGGTGTGA
- a CDS encoding DUF2934 domain-containing protein: MTEEAIRLCAYRKWESAGKPSGDGVEFWLAAEHESATAQ; the protein is encoded by the coding sequence ATGACTGAAGAGGCGATTCGACTCTGCGCTTATCGCAAATGGGAGAGCGCCGGAAAGCCGAGCGGCGACGGCGTCGAGTTCTGGTTGGCAGCCGAGCACGAGTCGGCGACGGCACAATAA
- a CDS encoding cupin domain-containing protein, whose product MHGFVKDIEKLAVENTDFRRVLYTAKHCQLVLMALKPKEEIGAEVHKLDQFFRVEAGSGEAVLDGVRTAIRAGFAVIVPAGANHNIINTGDVPLKLYTVYSPPNHRDGVVHPTRKDAEADDEHFDGKTTE is encoded by the coding sequence ATGCACGGCTTCGTGAAAGACATCGAAAAGCTCGCCGTCGAGAATACTGACTTTCGGCGCGTGCTCTACACGGCTAAGCACTGCCAACTCGTCCTGATGGCACTCAAGCCTAAGGAGGAGATCGGGGCGGAGGTCCACAAGCTCGACCAGTTCTTTCGCGTCGAGGCGGGCAGCGGCGAAGCGGTTCTCGATGGCGTCCGAACGGCGATTCGGGCCGGCTTCGCGGTCATCGTGCCGGCAGGAGCGAATCACAACATCATCAACACGGGCGATGTTCCGCTCAAGCTCTACACGGTTTACTCGCCGCCGAACCATCGCGACGGCGTCGTCCATCCGACACGCAAAGATGCCGAGGCCGACGACGAGCACTTCGACGGCAAGACTACGGAATAA
- a CDS encoding DUF1328 domain-containing protein, whose protein sequence is MLRWALIFLLVALVASALGMWGLGGIAMEIARILFFVLLVLLIVSLISGRRGPVN, encoded by the coding sequence ATGCTTCGCTGGGCTTTGATCTTCTTGTTGGTTGCGTTGGTAGCGAGTGCTTTGGGCATGTGGGGACTCGGCGGAATCGCGATGGAAATCGCTCGAATTCTCTTCTTCGTCTTACTGGTTCTCTTGATCGTCTCCCTGATCAGCGGGCGACGAGGGCCGGTCAACTAG
- a CDS encoding MMPL family transporter — MLGLSQESRFRRFRWWIVAAALISLVPAVHWALLSLRTSANKDTDWLPPTNSEIRQLTWFHGLFEGDEVLVVSWEGCTLDDPRLDALAEAVVEPLPGIEDRTQVWFSWVRTGRSVLNELTTEPLSLTRREALRRMEGWTVGPDGRQSCALLKVSAAGKNDRHSAVAAVKYAARERCGLLPEELRIGGSTFDSVAIDTESKASLRILLAISMAAAIVTSMAFIRSPRLVCLILVTAALCEAWSLAIVRLSGTNMDLVLVMMPILVGILAVSASIHQLNYYLNECEQRGLDGAPARALRNSWKPAAFSCFTTSLGLLSLLISDVAPVRKFGLFSAIGIAVSLVFIFFFLPAALECWPAAARSGSPGSPSAERALSRRAYRRSWARLFARGSVRHYGRILAICVLATPLLIYGTERIRTSVKLQDMFSPHSTVTKNYLWLESNVGPLVPVEIVVRFDVRSTSTLADRMKLVEQLRTTVDAIDKVGATISACTFTPPLPVGGGARQAAERRIILRKLEAAKPRLTALHYLATTADAEFWRVSARVETFNDLDYGELLDQLRSAIGPLIAAADKKTGEDVEVVVTGGIPAIYVVQRQLLYDLRSSFGAAFLSIALVLSVALRSVRAGLVTMIPNVMPVLVVFGIMGLAGVVVDLGSMMTISTALGISVDNELHFFHWFRRSLNQGRGRRRALLSAYRRCGRPMAQTAVICCLGMLVFMFSPFTPVSHFGSLMSSLIALAMLGDQILLPALLVSPLGSFFQQRTKTGDNRREGTPQTPTPIKE; from the coding sequence TTGCTGGGACTTAGTCAAGAATCGCGTTTTCGCCGATTTCGCTGGTGGATCGTCGCTGCGGCGCTCATCTCCTTGGTGCCGGCGGTCCATTGGGCGCTCTTGTCCCTGCGCACCAGTGCCAACAAGGATACCGATTGGCTGCCGCCGACGAACTCGGAGATCCGGCAACTCACTTGGTTTCACGGGCTGTTCGAGGGTGATGAAGTTCTCGTCGTCAGTTGGGAAGGATGCACGCTGGACGACCCGCGTCTCGATGCCTTGGCCGAAGCGGTCGTCGAGCCGCTACCGGGTATCGAGGATCGTACGCAAGTTTGGTTCTCGTGGGTTCGGACCGGACGATCCGTCTTGAACGAATTGACGACGGAGCCGTTGTCGCTGACTCGCCGGGAAGCGTTGCGACGCATGGAGGGTTGGACCGTCGGTCCCGACGGCCGTCAGAGCTGCGCGCTGTTGAAAGTGAGCGCGGCGGGAAAGAACGACCGCCATTCGGCCGTGGCGGCGGTGAAGTACGCGGCCCGAGAACGATGCGGACTCCTTCCGGAGGAGTTGCGAATCGGCGGATCGACGTTCGACAGCGTCGCCATCGACACCGAAAGCAAGGCCTCGCTCCGAATCCTCCTAGCGATATCTATGGCGGCTGCAATCGTCACGTCGATGGCGTTCATTCGCAGCCCACGACTCGTCTGTCTGATCCTCGTGACCGCCGCTCTTTGCGAAGCCTGGAGCTTGGCGATCGTTCGGCTCTCGGGCACGAACATGGATTTGGTCTTGGTGATGATGCCCATCCTGGTCGGCATTCTTGCGGTGTCGGCCTCGATTCACCAGTTGAACTACTACCTAAACGAATGCGAGCAGCGAGGCCTCGACGGCGCACCGGCTCGAGCCCTGCGTAACAGTTGGAAACCGGCGGCGTTCTCGTGCTTCACGACATCGCTCGGCTTGTTGTCACTCCTGATCAGCGACGTAGCGCCGGTCCGCAAGTTCGGCTTGTTCTCGGCGATCGGCATCGCAGTGAGTCTCGTCTTCATATTCTTTTTTCTCCCGGCCGCGCTGGAGTGTTGGCCGGCGGCGGCTCGTTCCGGTTCCCCCGGCTCACCGAGCGCCGAACGCGCACTGAGCAGGCGCGCCTACCGCAGGTCGTGGGCCCGGCTCTTCGCTCGCGGCTCCGTACGTCATTACGGCCGAATTCTCGCGATCTGCGTCCTTGCAACACCGCTGCTGATCTACGGCACGGAGCGAATTCGCACCTCCGTGAAATTGCAGGATATGTTCAGTCCGCACTCGACCGTCACGAAAAACTATCTGTGGCTCGAGTCAAACGTGGGCCCGTTGGTTCCCGTAGAAATCGTCGTCCGATTCGACGTTCGTTCGACTTCGACGCTGGCGGATCGCATGAAGCTGGTCGAACAATTGCGTACGACGGTCGATGCCATCGACAAGGTCGGGGCCACGATCTCGGCCTGCACGTTTACCCCGCCGCTTCCCGTCGGCGGAGGGGCGCGACAAGCCGCCGAACGTCGCATCATCCTACGCAAGCTCGAAGCAGCTAAACCGCGACTCACGGCGCTGCACTACTTGGCGACGACCGCCGATGCCGAGTTCTGGCGCGTGAGTGCCCGTGTCGAGACATTCAACGATCTGGACTATGGGGAGTTACTCGATCAGCTTCGCTCCGCCATAGGACCATTGATCGCCGCGGCCGACAAAAAGACCGGCGAGGATGTTGAAGTCGTCGTCACTGGAGGTATTCCTGCCATTTACGTCGTGCAGCGACAACTGCTCTACGATCTACGCAGCAGTTTCGGCGCGGCATTCCTCTCCATCGCCTTGGTGCTGAGCGTCGCCCTACGTAGCGTTCGAGCGGGGCTGGTCACGATGATTCCGAACGTCATGCCCGTCTTGGTCGTATTCGGCATCATGGGGTTGGCCGGCGTCGTCGTCGATCTCGGCTCGATGATGACCATCAGCACGGCTCTAGGCATCTCGGTCGACAACGAGTTGCATTTCTTTCATTGGTTTCGCCGATCCCTAAACCAAGGGCGAGGACGTCGTCGTGCGCTCCTCAGCGCCTATCGACGATGCGGACGCCCAATGGCGCAAACGGCCGTGATTTGCTGCCTCGGGATGCTCGTCTTCATGTTCAGCCCCTTTACGCCCGTTTCACACTTCGGCTCCCTGATGTCGTCGTTGATCGCGTTGGCAATGCTCGGCGATCAAATCCTGCTCCCGGCTCTCTTGGTCAGCCCTTTGGGCTCGTTCTTTCAGCAGCGGACCAAGACGGGCGACAATAGGCGCGAAGGAACTCCACAAACACCGACACCGATCAAAGAGTGA
- a CDS encoding FecR family protein: MSVFFDSETTMNKMRFGIPFLIVLFMASLGATPARLLAYSPERDDLLGDYSGTVEVQEIVSDAAVDKDDSLTALYRILKGRKFQLGMKLTKQDDGSLALKMGEKGQPLNFVIPVRYADSGSLTGKRREQRPEEELVADYELIDVSATFEPDPLDATPPLDRLVRLKGTIQLTVLEAKVEKSRKIRFALTAISTTNRGPDPNDPTDDPRFGEDTGANISDLSREVEIHRWKDGAWDFAEFVHPNTRLRCGDKVVVGENSHALISFADGSTLMVRPRPNDDQAAVIITLPPKSGTQVDLLLGRLKVNIKKIIAGEAIEVKSQQAVIGTKGTVFEVEATADETFCKVSEGAVTVRHRKTGKTMTVSAGQKVTVSGIGLGAIESYDPAKEPFPEPDSTPSASRYAHPGGVYMLPLPTGWHVLPGMRNKVADHGSDTLKDASGKLVVIVRRQADTVDKPEVVLHRWLSATMSVDKSLLDPQFNNLRVSRVAFGALKGLRLTYAVSGEQVISRMALVNEGRWCVINTISPAEYGTADFPAPMRELLNGLEALPIRRSESSGDSTKLLGKLLAQRDTLEGLTRDLGLTVYERGVVVHDHRRGIDQVVRVGGGEFPLLAGAEGFLRRDPALLPKLSEALTPEVTVFDYRVGVQIFRGGVAVHDPQESLIWQMDHPQRATE, translated from the coding sequence ATGAGCGTCTTTTTCGACAGTGAAACAACGATGAACAAAATGCGGTTCGGAATACCTTTCCTCATCGTACTGTTCATGGCGAGCCTCGGCGCGACGCCTGCGCGGCTGCTGGCCTATTCCCCCGAGCGTGACGATTTGCTCGGGGATTACTCGGGCACGGTCGAGGTGCAGGAGATCGTCTCAGACGCTGCAGTGGACAAGGACGATTCCCTGACCGCTCTCTATCGCATCCTCAAGGGCCGGAAGTTCCAGTTGGGGATGAAGCTCACGAAACAAGACGACGGGTCGCTCGCCCTCAAGATGGGCGAAAAGGGTCAACCGTTGAATTTCGTGATTCCCGTGCGCTATGCCGATTCGGGGAGCCTAACAGGCAAGCGTCGTGAGCAACGACCGGAAGAAGAGTTGGTTGCCGATTATGAATTGATCGACGTCAGCGCGACGTTTGAGCCTGATCCATTGGACGCTACCCCGCCGCTGGATCGGCTGGTTCGACTCAAAGGCACCATCCAGTTAACGGTGCTTGAAGCTAAAGTCGAGAAAAGCCGGAAGATTCGTTTCGCTCTTACTGCAATATCGACCACCAATCGAGGACCGGACCCGAACGATCCCACGGATGACCCGCGTTTCGGCGAAGACACCGGCGCAAACATTTCCGACCTGAGTCGCGAAGTAGAGATTCATCGGTGGAAGGACGGCGCCTGGGACTTCGCCGAGTTCGTCCATCCCAACACGCGTCTCCGCTGCGGCGACAAAGTAGTCGTAGGCGAGAATAGCCACGCGCTGATTTCTTTCGCCGACGGCTCGACCCTCATGGTTCGGCCCCGACCCAACGACGATCAGGCGGCGGTCATCATCACCCTGCCGCCGAAAAGCGGAACGCAGGTCGACCTCTTGCTAGGTCGGCTCAAGGTCAACATCAAGAAAATCATCGCGGGCGAAGCCATTGAAGTGAAATCGCAGCAGGCTGTGATCGGCACGAAGGGAACCGTCTTCGAGGTTGAGGCGACCGCCGACGAAACCTTCTGCAAAGTGAGCGAGGGGGCCGTCACGGTGCGGCACCGCAAAACCGGTAAGACGATGACCGTCTCCGCGGGGCAGAAGGTTACCGTGAGCGGAATCGGTTTAGGTGCGATCGAATCCTATGATCCGGCGAAGGAGCCCTTCCCGGAACCGGACTCGACACCATCCGCGTCGCGGTACGCCCATCCGGGCGGCGTGTATATGTTGCCTCTGCCGACGGGATGGCACGTGCTGCCCGGAATGCGTAACAAAGTCGCTGATCACGGTAGCGATACTCTGAAAGACGCATCGGGAAAGCTCGTCGTCATCGTCCGTCGCCAGGCCGACACGGTGGATAAACCCGAGGTGGTCCTCCATCGCTGGCTGTCGGCAACGATGTCCGTCGACAAATCCTTGCTCGATCCGCAGTTCAACAATCTTCGCGTCTCGCGAGTCGCTTTCGGGGCGTTGAAGGGCTTACGTCTAACCTATGCAGTGAGCGGTGAACAGGTCATCTCTCGGATGGCTCTGGTGAATGAGGGCCGATGGTGCGTAATCAACACCATCAGCCCGGCGGAGTACGGCACGGCCGACTTCCCCGCCCCGATGCGCGAACTGCTGAACGGTTTGGAAGCTCTCCCGATACGCCGCAGCGAGTCTTCCGGAGACAGTACCAAACTCCTGGGGAAGCTACTCGCCCAACGGGATACGCTGGAGGGCTTAACCCGTGATTTGGGACTCACGGTCTACGAGCGAGGCGTGGTGGTCCATGATCATCGCCGGGGTATTGACCAAGTAGTACGCGTCGGCGGCGGCGAGTTTCCCCTTCTAGCCGGCGCCGAAGGTTTCCTTCGTAGGGACCCTGCTCTACTCCCTAAGCTTAGCGAAGCACTGACACCGGAGGTCACCGTATTCGATTATCGAGTCGGCGTGCAGATTTTCCGCGGCGGAGTCGCAGTGCATGATCCCCAAGAATCGCTGATCTGGCAGATGGATCATCCCCAGCGTGCGACGGAGTAG
- a CDS encoding PDZ domain-containing protein, translating to MPLIEPLRLLPYITACSLLTFATTIQAAETPKLGFQGTIVTLGPQAAVPAPDGVPNRGLRIDSVKAGTPAARMGFERGDILIAIDTMRFTSLEGYYQALRCSGQRPSVILINVRNGQLVRKSTALPHEVPSDEKCGARPPDSYLMSIDLRSDFR from the coding sequence ATGCCGCTCATTGAACCGTTGCGATTGCTTCCCTATATCACGGCGTGCTCTCTGTTGACATTCGCAACCACGATCCAAGCCGCCGAGACGCCGAAGCTTGGGTTTCAGGGAACGATCGTCACATTAGGACCGCAGGCCGCCGTCCCGGCGCCCGATGGGGTGCCGAATCGCGGACTGCGCATCGACTCGGTCAAAGCCGGGACGCCCGCGGCGCGCATGGGCTTCGAGCGAGGCGACATCCTGATCGCGATCGACACGATGCGTTTCACTTCGCTGGAAGGCTACTACCAGGCGCTCCGCTGCTCCGGTCAGCGGCCATCCGTCATCCTCATCAACGTCAGAAATGGTCAATTGGTACGCAAGAGCACCGCGCTTCCGCATGAGGTCCCGTCGGACGAAAAATGCGGCGCTCGCCCGCCCGACTCGTATCTGATGTCGATCGACTTGCGGTCGGACTTCAGATAA
- a CDS encoding cohesin domain-containing protein codes for MYLRQTRLGSIFPVILCLWTAAPLHAAQFHVTTGGTGATAGSTVTVPIVVTAEVTVGAAQWELLYDPARLRWVGGDAGHLASGTLIDANLLEPGRAKIAFAGGEDVKGTGEIYRADFEWIGNQTEPTGIRFANVRAWDQAGGFELATSAAPGNAVPMIAAPEKPDIANDTAAPPSASPDKYRYVYIAAFALLFVAAMAALLRKSSKH; via the coding sequence ATGTACCTCAGACAGACTCGTCTTGGTTCGATCTTCCCGGTGATCCTGTGTCTGTGGACCGCTGCGCCGCTTCATGCAGCCCAGTTCCATGTGACGACTGGAGGCACTGGAGCGACTGCCGGATCGACCGTTACCGTTCCGATCGTGGTTACAGCTGAAGTGACGGTCGGAGCGGCTCAATGGGAGTTGCTCTACGATCCGGCGCGATTGCGTTGGGTCGGCGGCGACGCGGGACATCTTGCGAGCGGCACGCTCATCGATGCCAATCTCCTCGAGCCGGGACGGGCGAAGATCGCTTTCGCCGGCGGAGAAGACGTTAAAGGGACGGGCGAAATCTATCGAGCCGATTTTGAATGGATCGGTAACCAAACTGAGCCGACCGGCATCCGCTTCGCAAATGTGCGCGCGTGGGATCAGGCCGGCGGGTTCGAACTGGCGACGTCGGCGGCGCCGGGAAATGCCGTTCCAATGATTGCCGCGCCGGAGAAGCCCGACATCGCCAACGACACGGCGGCGCCACCGTCGGCATCGCCGGACAAGTATCGGTATGTGTACATCGCAGCCTTTGCGCTACTGTTTGTCGCGGCGATGGCCGCGCTGCTGCGGAAGTCGTCTAAACACTAA
- a CDS encoding FAD-dependent oxidoreductase: MPPIHAARSHSADHSEAGVKGAIDRDAKIAIVGAGPSGLSTAHFLRQHGFRNVTILERHNRVGGQCRTVTEHQLAFDLGATFVSPDFHEVKRLAREVGAELESFGGADGMTFDPANKSIRLRKLIEYFVGSTSWIDFLRFLGLCGRYVRKRFRLRRLFRDSDWSADVVERNDLKKSFARWLSDNGLIGLSRLFEIPLTAFGYGSLDELPAAYGLRYMTLRAFLATLLTVAPGSRFLPRALVCSCFRQGYQRFWERVAWDLDVRLNARIERIERRSDGIRITYSHSAGILDAEETTVDTAEFDYLVLTCPLTARELRDRIDFDAEELRLLDRVRTIRYAVVSYEVEGLPKTQPIVIHIPIPDRGLPMIMLRLHPDCESVAFSGRLAEGEPRDGEEQEFRRAVEDCISALGGRILPGESYYDVAPYFRHVGADDLSAGLLQEWGRKQGDRRTFYSGGLFDFDHVEGTIRAARRLIERCFVEGRRDSHARLTAPVI, from the coding sequence TTGCCCCCGATTCATGCCGCCCGTTCGCATTCGGCCGACCATTCCGAAGCAGGAGTTAAGGGAGCGATCGACCGCGACGCGAAAATCGCAATCGTGGGCGCAGGACCAAGCGGCCTGTCGACGGCTCACTTCCTGCGTCAGCACGGTTTTCGCAATGTGACGATTCTTGAAAGGCATAACCGCGTCGGCGGCCAATGTCGGACGGTCACCGAACATCAACTGGCGTTCGATTTGGGGGCTACGTTCGTGAGCCCCGATTTTCATGAGGTCAAGCGTCTTGCTCGCGAAGTCGGAGCTGAATTGGAATCGTTCGGCGGCGCGGACGGAATGACGTTCGATCCTGCGAACAAATCGATTCGGCTTCGCAAACTCATCGAGTATTTCGTCGGCTCGACGTCTTGGATCGATTTCCTACGCTTCCTCGGCCTTTGCGGCCGTTACGTTCGAAAGCGATTTCGTCTGCGAAGATTGTTTCGAGATTCGGATTGGAGCGCGGACGTCGTAGAACGAAACGATCTGAAGAAATCATTCGCTCGCTGGCTTAGCGATAACGGTCTCATCGGGTTGTCTCGCTTGTTCGAGATACCGCTCACCGCGTTCGGCTACGGATCGCTCGACGAGCTTCCCGCCGCATACGGTCTGCGTTACATGACGCTTCGGGCTTTTCTGGCGACATTGCTGACTGTGGCGCCGGGAAGTCGGTTTCTCCCGAGAGCCTTAGTCTGCAGCTGCTTTCGCCAGGGATATCAACGATTCTGGGAGCGCGTCGCGTGGGACCTCGACGTTCGCTTGAACGCCCGGATCGAACGTATCGAACGCCGCTCCGACGGAATCCGGATCACGTATTCTCATTCAGCCGGCATCCTCGATGCCGAAGAAACGACCGTCGATACCGCGGAGTTCGACTATCTCGTGCTCACATGTCCGCTAACCGCTCGAGAGTTACGAGATCGAATCGATTTCGACGCGGAGGAACTGCGATTGTTAGATCGAGTCCGAACGATTCGCTATGCCGTCGTGTCTTACGAAGTCGAAGGACTACCGAAGACCCAGCCGATCGTCATTCACATTCCCATACCTGATCGCGGTCTGCCGATGATCATGCTCCGACTGCATCCGGACTGTGAATCGGTCGCATTCTCCGGACGGCTCGCCGAGGGTGAACCGCGCGACGGCGAGGAGCAGGAGTTTCGCCGAGCGGTGGAGGATTGCATCTCGGCCCTCGGGGGTCGGATCCTTCCAGGCGAGTCTTACTACGATGTCGCACCCTATTTTCGCCACGTGGGCGCGGACGACTTATCCGCCGGGCTGCTTCAAGAATGGGGTCGTAAACAAGGCGACCGACGTACGTTCTATTCCGGCGGACTGTTCGACTTCGATCACGTCGAGGGAACCATCCGGGCCGCCCGCCGGTTGATCGAGCGATGCTTCGTCGAAGGGCGGCGAGATTCTCACGCACGCCTCACCGCGCCGGTTATCTGA
- a CDS encoding Hsp20 family protein: protein MSTALTSRVSQALRPLFNRDPFGSLQQEMDDLLTRFKLDFNGDGNLAEIVPSLDFSETDDAYQIRMNVPGVKADEVNIEVVGDTIRISGEHKEEKQEKGTTYHRVERRSGSFARSLMLPVAIKQDEVAAECKDGSRPRRRNAQGARLVRSPRRRARRAAAPSRSCISWRTSAMALSPPEGQAIIKVLIVRRDRNEASEDSPADGIAEIAEERLRAMGYPELRRVNCSCCEGILILRGRVTSYFFKQLAQEALRALPGKRSILNHVEVAQGEVAECPTSMIT from the coding sequence ATGTCGACCGCTTTGACCTCTCGCGTCTCACAAGCCCTGCGTCCGTTGTTCAATCGTGACCCCTTCGGCAGTTTGCAACAGGAGATGGACGACCTGCTGACCCGCTTCAAGCTGGATTTCAACGGTGACGGAAACCTTGCCGAGATCGTCCCTTCGCTCGACTTCTCGGAAACCGACGATGCCTATCAAATCCGGATGAACGTGCCCGGCGTCAAGGCCGACGAGGTCAACATCGAAGTGGTCGGCGATACGATCCGCATCAGCGGCGAACATAAGGAAGAGAAGCAAGAGAAGGGAACAACCTACCATCGGGTCGAACGCCGCAGTGGGTCGTTTGCCCGCTCGCTCATGCTTCCTGTGGCGATCAAACAAGACGAGGTCGCGGCGGAATGCAAGGACGGCAGTCGTCCTCGACGCCGAAACGCTCAGGGCGCGCGCCTGGTTCGCTCTCCTCGGAGGCGAGCCAGGCGTGCCGCTGCCCCGTCTCGTTCATGCATATCATGGAGAACTTCCGCTATGGCGCTTTCGCCGCCTGAAGGACAAGCCATCATCAAAGTCCTGATCGTCCGTCGCGATCGAAACGAGGCTTCGGAAGATTCACCGGCCGACGGCATCGCCGAGATCGCCGAAGAACGACTGCGAGCGATGGGATATCCTGAACTTCGTCGCGTCAACTGCTCGTGCTGCGAAGGAATTCTGATCCTGCGCGGACGCGTGACTTCCTACTTCTTTAAGCAATTGGCGCAGGAAGCTTTGCGAGCTCTACCCGGCAAGCGATCGATTCTCAATCACGTCGAAGTCGCACAAGGCGAAGTCGCAGAGTGTCCTACTTCGATGATCACCTAA
- a CDS encoding pyridoxamine 5'-phosphate oxidase family protein, with product MPSLILRAEWLAERALGFANEPFATSSIGIEKRGYTMVIREMDRTACLKVLAGAKLARLACAHENQPYIVPTHLAYHEASESLYGFTTRGRKVDWMRANPLVCVEFDEVVAYDQWVSVIVIGVYEELPAALETETMRLRAPEHPRNVVAVTAAAEPRQPTFDDGRREAWTALNTLPMWWQPGSDVWTTRPGQDPTTSLEPIYYRIKIKSITGHTAAGDARPSSSQAVSNPNHRIAHWLRRIFSG from the coding sequence ATGCCATCATTGATCCTGCGAGCGGAGTGGCTTGCGGAGCGAGCCCTGGGCTTCGCTAACGAGCCGTTCGCCACGTCGTCGATAGGTATCGAGAAAAGAGGATATACGATGGTGATTCGTGAGATGGACCGGACGGCGTGCCTCAAAGTATTGGCCGGAGCGAAGCTGGCAAGATTGGCGTGCGCGCACGAAAACCAGCCGTACATCGTCCCCACGCATCTTGCTTACCATGAAGCTTCAGAAAGTCTTTATGGTTTCACGACACGGGGCCGTAAGGTCGATTGGATGCGCGCCAATCCACTGGTCTGTGTCGAATTCGACGAGGTTGTAGCCTACGACCAATGGGTCAGCGTCATCGTGATCGGAGTCTACGAGGAGTTGCCGGCGGCTCTCGAGACGGAGACGATGCGGCTTCGGGCTCCGGAGCATCCGCGAAATGTCGTCGCGGTCACCGCGGCCGCCGAACCCCGTCAGCCGACATTCGACGATGGACGGCGGGAAGCGTGGACTGCGCTTAATACTCTCCCGATGTGGTGGCAGCCTGGAAGCGACGTCTGGACAACGCGTCCCGGACAGGACCCGACCACATCGCTCGAACCCATCTATTATCGGATCAAAATCAAGAGTATCACCGGGCATACGGCCGCCGGTGATGCGAGGCCTTCGAGCTCTCAAGCGGTGTCGAATCCGAACCATCGGATCGCACACTGGCTGCGAAGGATTTTCTCCGGTTAG